The Winogradskyella schleiferi genome contains the following window.
AAATCTCCATCCCCATCTAAATCACTTGCAAACGTGGAGTTCAAGCTATGGATGCTGTTTATGTTTTCAACTACCAAAACTGGTTGAAAATCAATTTGAGAATATGTATTTAAGCCTATGGTTACTACAAGAATAGTAAATAATTTCTTTTGCATATCATTTATTTATTATTAAAATGGGTAATTATTATTATGGTCTAATGTATGATTTCGTTGCGTATTTAAGCACTAAAGTTAACAAATATATCACAGACCTGCCTGCCGGCAGGCAGGTAGAAAGTCGGTGTATCGATAGCTATCGGGATTCGTAAGTAAGCGATAAATAGCAATAATTTATATGCATTCGTTATTTAGTTATAGATTTAAGTTCTTCCTCAATTTTTTTAATCAAATAGTCTATTGAGTCAATAGTTTTAATTTCTTCATCTACTTTTCTACCTCTATTATAAAGAGCTAACTGCAAATTCATTAAAAGGTCATTGTCGGTTAAAAATTTATCGTAATTTTTTATTTTTAATTTATAAATATTTATTGAGTCAGAATGTTTAAAGCCGTATTTTTTAGGTTGGCTATAATCAGCGAACAAATATTTGTATTGATATTGAGATAAAAGTGTCGGAATACTAATTTCAGCTCGATCCATTCCAAGTTCATCATCTAAACGCTTTAAATCTAGTTGAAACAAATTAGTTATATCAATACGTAAGCTGTCATTAGACAGGGTATTTAAACCAATGTTTTTAAGGTTTTCAAATGCACTAGTTTTAGGGATTATTTGAAAGTCAACACCAGCGCTTGTAAATGAATCATAAATAGTATCTGAATATGGTTTTTTGTTATAGATGTCTTTTATAAGGTTTTGACTTAATTTAAATATTTCTCTATGCTGTGAAATTATTTTTTGAATATCATTTCTGGTTTTCAGTAAATCGCTTTTTAGTTCTAAATAAATCTGTATTTCTTGTTCTTGTGTTTTTCGGTTTTCGTTCCAATTATTAATTGATAGCGCAATTAAAATTCCAATTACTACAAGAACTATTTCTCCAATGGCATAAAGTAAGTATGTACTGAATTTATTTTCAGTTAGTAATTTTTGTCGAACTTTTCGGAAGAATTTTATCATTGGTCTTTTTGTTGGTCTTAATGAAGCACAACGAGTTTGTATAAGACTAGTTGCGTGGTTAGAAATTACTTATAGCCCATTGTTGTATACCGTTTTTATTTGTTTTTTAATATCTGTTCAACATATTTTCTGTGATTCTCAAATCCATTCTTTTCGGGATTTTCCAAGTCTACCATTTCTCCGGTTCCAGAGTCGTAAATCTGCCAATTATGCTTTTTCGCCAATTCAATTAATTCATAAAGTCCATTTTCTCCATATAATCTCAGCATTGTGTTGTTCACAAGTTCATTATGTACATAAAAGTCAATCGTAAAATTCGTTCCTATTATTTCTCTATGATTTACGTCTTTTTTTATTCGGTCAAATGAGTTTTCCAAAATTCCGCTGAAATCAGTCGGTTCGAGTTGATTTTCGTCTAATTCCGCAACTTTATCTATTTTCTGTTTTGAATTAAAGAGTACAATGTCCCAACTCATTTCTTATCGCTTTTTAAGTAATACCGCTTCTTTAAGAAAATGTAGGTTGGTAAAACCAACATTAATAAAACTCCGATTACTTTAGTCAAATCAGTCATAATAAAACTTCCGCTTATCCAAGCCATAGTTTCTGTTTTAGTTTCAATAATTTCCAATCCGCTATAAACGAATAATGAAATCAAAACGACGGTTAAAATCAAAAATGTTTGATTGAAATAAGCCTTTTTCATAGTTTCCTCAAATGGTGTGCAACTCCTTATATAACAACCTGTATGTTTTATATCCCATAAATATATCAGGATATGGTAAGTATTTTGTCGTTGTTATCCCGTAAAGATAGTTTTTTTACGAAAGTACCCAATTGGCATCTATCTGTTCTCAATTTTTCTGTCTGTATGATCAGTGATAGTATTATAAATTCACATTTTGAATCAGTATGCTTTCACTCGTTTCCTGTAAAAAACAACCCATAATTCTTAAATTAATAAAACTAAAGTATTACGTTGCTCATATTCAATTTTCAAACTATCTTTGCACTCGCTTTGAAAAGAACAAAATTTAATCGGTTTGAGTAGTACAAAATCAACGGTATCAACAGCTTCTGTAGTTACGGATTTTAAGGAAATCACTAAAATGGGTTTGTCCCTAAGTGTGGTGTTTTCTTCTATTGCTGGTTATTTTTTGGGTGCAGAAACCATTAGCTTTACGACACTCCTTTTGTTGGCTTTTGGTGGGTATTTTATGGTTGGCGCATCAAATGCCTATAACCAAATTATTGAGCGCGACTTGGATGCGCTTATGGATCGGACTAAAAACAGACCTATTCCTGCTGGCAGAATGACCGTAAATACGGCTTTTATAATTGCTGCCTCTTTTACGATTTTAGGTTTAATTACATTGTACATCATTAATCCTAAGACGGCAATGTATGGTGCGATTTCCATATTTTTATATACCAGTGTTTATACGCCTCTAAAAACGAAAACGTCTTTGGCCGTTTTTGTTGGTGCCTTGCCAGGAGCTATTCCTTTTATGTTGGGTTGGGTGGCGGCTCGCAATAGTTTTGGCATTGAGCCAGGGACTTTATTTGCCATTCAGTTTTTTTGGCAATTCCCGCATTTTTGGTCTATCGGCTGGTTTTTACACGAAGATTATAAAAAAGGAGGTTTCCACATGTTGCCAACGGGTAAACCAGATAAAGGAACCGCGGTTCAAATTATAATGTATAGTGTTTGGACAATTCTTGTTTCTATAATTCCTGTATTCGGATTTACAGGCGATTTAAAATTATCAATTGTAGGTGCTGCTTTAGTTTTTATACTTGGTTTGGTCATGTTGTTTTATGCCTTGAGGTTATTTAAAGAGCGTTCTATAAAAGCAGCAAAACAACTGATGCTATCAAGCGTTTTTTATATCACATTACTGCAAATCATATACGTTGCAGATAAATTTTTAAGATAATATGGATTTAACTGAGGGAACACAAGACGAAAAAAGAGCAAGGTCTAAAAAGATGATGCTTTGGGTTGGTATTGGCTCATTGATTATGTCATTTTCGGGCTTGGTGAGTGCATTTATTGTAAGCAGCAAACAACGTTTGAATGAAGATTGGTTGGTGGATTTCCAACTTCCAAACGCATTTATGGTAAGTTTAATCATCATTTTGTTAAGTAGCATTACGTTTATTCTAGGTAAACAAGCGCTTAAACAAAACAAGAGGCAAATGGTAACCATTTGGTTGTTAGTGACATTAGCTTTGGGTATTGCATTTGTTTATAGTCAGTTTGTAGGTTTTGGGGAAATTATTGCAATGGGCTATAATTTTACCGGACCGACGAGTAATATAACCATGTCTTACATATATATTATCGCCGTATTGCACATAGCGCACGTCATTGCTGGCTTAATATGTTTGATTGTTGTAATTTATAATCATTTTAAACAAAAGTATAATGCCAACAATATGTTGGGTTTTGAACTCGCAGCAAATTTTTGGCATTTCGTAGATGTGCTTTGGGTTGTGCTCTTTTTGTTTTTATATTTTTTTAGATATATAATTTGATTATTTTTGTCCAATCTTAAAAATTTAAATAAATTATATGGATTCTACAGTAGCTACTGGTACAGAAGATAAAATTTGGGGAGGAGGCAACAGGCCTCTTAGAGCAAGTTACGGAAAATTGATGATGTGGTTCTTCATTGTATCTGATGCAT
Protein-coding sequences here:
- the cyoE gene encoding heme o synthase: MSSTKSTVSTASVVTDFKEITKMGLSLSVVFSSIAGYFLGAETISFTTLLLLAFGGYFMVGASNAYNQIIERDLDALMDRTKNRPIPAGRMTVNTAFIIAASFTILGLITLYIINPKTAMYGAISIFLYTSVYTPLKTKTSLAVFVGALPGAIPFMLGWVAARNSFGIEPGTLFAIQFFWQFPHFWSIGWFLHEDYKKGGFHMLPTGKPDKGTAVQIIMYSVWTILVSIIPVFGFTGDLKLSIVGAALVFILGLVMLFYALRLFKERSIKAAKQLMLSSVFYITLLQIIYVADKFLR
- a CDS encoding DUF6090 family protein encodes the protein MIKFFRKVRQKLLTENKFSTYLLYAIGEIVLVVIGILIALSINNWNENRKTQEQEIQIYLELKSDLLKTRNDIQKIISQHREIFKLSQNLIKDIYNKKPYSDTIYDSFTSAGVDFQIIPKTSAFENLKNIGLNTLSNDSLRIDITNLFQLDLKRLDDELGMDRAEISIPTLLSQYQYKYLFADYSQPKKYGFKHSDSINIYKLKIKNYDKFLTDNDLLMNLQLALYNRGRKVDEEIKTIDSIDYLIKKIEEELKSITK
- a CDS encoding cytochrome c oxidase subunit 3 — encoded protein: MDLTEGTQDEKRARSKKMMLWVGIGSLIMSFSGLVSAFIVSSKQRLNEDWLVDFQLPNAFMVSLIIILLSSITFILGKQALKQNKRQMVTIWLLVTLALGIAFVYSQFVGFGEIIAMGYNFTGPTSNITMSYIYIIAVLHIAHVIAGLICLIVVIYNHFKQKYNANNMLGFELAANFWHFVDVLWVVLFLFLYFFRYII